ACAATCCTTCCAATCCGTCCAATTCATCAAAGATGTGTTCTACCGCCTCTAGTTCACTATATGAAAGTGAGCTAACTGCAAGATGAACGATCGCGCGATTACGTGCTTCTTCTTCCGTCCGTTCTGAAATCGTCTGTAAAATCTCCATTCCAGCAACAGTGGCGCCGTATTCAGCGAGCACAAGGTCGTCATTTACAAACGAACCCTCAAAGCGAGTTAAAAGTAAACTTCCCAATCTCCGACCCCCACCGATGATCGGTACCACTGTTGTCACGCGGTGCTGCAATAAGTCATCTTTTTGATTAGCAAAGCTTAATGAACTGGACGGATCCATATTAGCCGAGGTTTCTTGTATCTGTAGCAACCGCTCGTTATATGATTCGGGAATGCGTTCCTCTCTTAAAAATTGCTCAGAGAGGGGATCTTCTTGAACTAATTGATATCCCAATATTTTCCCTTTGCGGCTGATGACAAAGACGTTAGACTCGATCACTTCACTCAAACGTTCCGCCATATCTGTAAAGTATACAGGTTTGGCTCCCGACTTTTGTAGCAATTGGTTGATGCGACGTGCTTTGCTTAATAAGTTCACAGGCCATCGATCTCCTTATGTTATAAAATATACTGGCTCAAATCTCGATCTTCCACTACATCAGATAAACGCTCCCTCACATAAGCACGCGTTATCATCACTTCCTCAAGGTGAATCTCTGGTGCTTCAAAAGAGAGCTGCTCCAACAGTCGCTCCATAATAGTGTGTAAGCGACGTGCGCCAATATTTTCAGTAGAATGATTTACTTCTTTCGCTAAATAAGCGAGTTCATTAATCGCTTCCTCATCAAACTGAACCCCGATCCCTTCTGTTGCCAATAAAGCGGTATACTGCTTAATCAGGGCACCTTTCGGTTCAGTCAGAATTCGAATAAAATCTTTTTCCGTCAAACTATTGAGATGGACACGAATAGGAAATCTACCTTGTAGTTCTGGAATCAAGTCGGATGGTTTCGCGGTGTGGAACGCTCCGGCGGCAATAAAGAGGATGTGATCTGTTTTGATTGGCCCGTACTTTGTCATCACTGTGGAACCTTCTACAATGGGAAGGATATCGCGCTGTACTCCTTCACGAGACACATCTGCTCCGCCTACATGGTCTTTGCCTGCAATTTTATCTACCTCATCAATAAAGATCATCCCAGAATCCTCTACCAACCGCATCGCCTCTTGCGTAACCTGATCCATATCGATTAATTTTTGTCCCTCATCCTGTATCAATACTTCACGCGCTTCTTTTACAGTCAAACGACGATTTTTCTTCCGCTTCGGCATTAACTGACCAAACATTTCTTGCATATTCATGCCCATCTGCTCCATGCCTGAGCCAGAAAGCATATCTAACATGGGGACAGATTGGTCCTCTACTTCCACTTCCACGACATCATCTTCTAATTCTCCTGCTAACAACTGCTGACGGATCACACGCCGCCGTTCACGTAACCGCACCTTCTCCCCGTCATCTTCGTTACTATTGCCCTCCGCTTGCCCAGATTGACCAAAAAGCATCTCTAAAGGATTCTTATAGTTGCTCTCTTTCTGCTTAGTCGGAACAAGAATAGAGACGAGCCGTTCATTAGCCAGTTCCTCCGCTTTGCCTTTCACCGCTTCCATCTTGCTTAATTTGACGATCCGAATCGCTGTTTCAATCAAATCACGCACCATTGACTCCACATCCCGACCCACATAACCCACTTCCGTAAATTTGGTTGCCTCTACTTTTACAAAAGGAGCACCCACTATCTTAGCTAAGCGGCGAGCGATCTCTGTTTTTCCCACACCGGTAGGTCCGATCATTAAGATATTCTTCGGCACAACTTCTTCGCGCAACTCTGCCGGCAACAATGTGCGCCGGTAGCGATTGCGTAAGGCGATCGCTACCGCACGCTTCGCTTGGTCCTGACCGATAATATGCTTATCCAGCTCCGCCACAATTTTTTTCGGTGTCCACTCGTCCTTCGCTTTCCTCATTGTGTCCACACTATACCTCCTCAACGATGATATTTTGGTTTGTGAAAACACAAATTTCACTCGCAATTTCCAGGGCGGCACGTGCAATTTCCTTCGCTTCCATCTGTGCAGCATGCCGCTTTAAAGAGCGACCTGCGGCTAATGCAAACGATCCCCCTGAGCCAATCGCCAAAATTCCATCATCAGGTTCAATTACTTCACCCGTTCCTGAAATTAAGAGGAGGTGCTCTTGATTCATCACAATCAACATGGCTTCCAACTTCCGCAGCACTTTATCTGAACGCCATTCTTTTGCTAACTCAACGGCAGCCCGTGGCAAATTGCCGTGATACTCCTCCAACTTTGCTTCAAATTTCTCGAATAATGTCATTGCATCAGCAACTGAGCCCGCAAAACCAGCGATAACTTGACCACGGTACAGGCGTCTCACTTTCTGAGCCCGATTTTTCATCACGATTTGATTCCCCATCGTAACTTGTCCATCTCCGGCAATCGCCCCTTTGCCCTCATGAAAAATAGCAAAAATGGTGGTTGCATGAAAGGAACCCATTTGACATTCCTCCCTCATTTCACTGTACGTATCCTATGGACAAAACGTTTCACGCAATTTTTTATTCTTCGACGCGTTCTTCATAATCGCATGCTATACAGCGAATCGTTGTCTGTTTTTTCGTCCGTTTCTCCACCAATAACTTACCGCATTTGGGACACGGTCTCGGTACAGGCTTATCCCAGGAAAGAAATTCACACTCCGGATACTGATCACATCCGTAGAAAGTCCGGTTCTTTTTGCTTTTTCTCTCTACGATTTCTCCCTTGTGGCAATCAGGACATGTCACTCCTGTCGACTTGACAATCGCTTTTGTATTGCGGCAATCAGGGAAAGATGGGCATGCGAGAAATTTTCCATATCGCCCAAATTTATAAACCATCATGGAACCGCATTTTTCACACTCAACATCGGAAACTTCATCTTCGATCACTACATGGCGCATCTCTTCTTCTGCATGCGTCAAGCGTTTCTCAAATTGATCGTAGAACTGGTCCAAAAGTTGCACCCAGTCCCCCATCCCTTCACTGATATGATCCAAATGCTCTTCCCATGTAGCCGTAAACTCTGCATTTAATATCTCAGGAAAGAATTCTTCCATCAGCTCAATCACGACTTCACCCAATTCCGAGGGGACAAACCGGCGATCTTCCATCTTGATATAACCCCGTCTTTGGATCGTTTCTAGCGTAGGCGCATAGGTACTAGGGCGTCCAATCCCCAACTCTTCCAACGTTTTTACTAAGCGTGCTTCAGAATATCTTGGTGGTGGTTGCGTAAAGTGCTGTGTCGGTTCAATCTCTTTCTTCTTCAGCACCTGGCTTTTCTCTAACGCTGGCAAAAAAGTGTCTTTTTCCTTCTTGCCGCTCTTTTCTCCTTCTACATATACCTTCATAAAACCAGGGAACTTCACTTTAGATCCGTTAGCGCGAAAAATGGCAGTCCCCACCTTAATATCAGCAGAAATCGCATCCATCACTGCAGGACTCATCTGACTTGCCACGAACCGTTCCCAGATTAATTTATAAAGGCGCAGCTGATCCCGCTTTAAATAGGGCTTCATTGACTGTGGATCTCGTGCGACAGAAGTTACCCGAATCGCTTCGTGTGCATCTTGCGCCCCTGCCTTTTTCTGATGTACACGTGGCTGCGCAGGAATAAACGCTTCCCCATAGGTATCAAAAATGTATTGACGCACTTCATCCCGTGCTGTATCAGAGATGCGAGTAGAATCTGTACGCATATACGTAATAAGCCCAACCGTTCCCTCTTTCCCTAACGGAATACCTTCATACAACTGCTGTGCTAACGCCATCGTTTTCCCCGCGCGAAAATTAAGGCGTCGGGCAGCCTCTTGCTGCAAAGAACTAGTAATAAATGGAGGAGCAGGGTTGCGCCTGCGCTCGCTCTTTTTTACCTCCTGAACGATAAAGCGCTTACCTTTAATCGCATCCAGCAGTTGATCTACTTCCTCTTTTGACTTCAATTCTTTTTTCTTCTCGTACCCGTAAAACTTCGCGTCAAACTCTTCGTCTCCACTTTTCAGCGTGGCATTCACATGCCAATATTCATCAGGTTCAAAGTTACGGATCTCATGTTCACGGTCAATAATTAATTTGACTGCGACTGATTGCACTCGACCTGCACTTAATCCCTTTTTCACTTTTTTCCATAGAATAGGACTAATGCCATATCCCACAAGCCGGTCTAACAAGCGTCGCGCTTGCTGTGCGTTCACCAGATCCATATTAATAGAGCGCGGTTGTTTAAACGCATCCCGCACTGCCTGTTTGGTAATTTCATTAAAAACTACCCGACACTCTGCCTCAGGATCCAACTCTAAACTATATGCCAGATGCCAAGCGATTGCTTCCCCCTCACGATCGGGGTCAGCAGCAAGATACACATGTTTTACTTTCTTGCGTGCTTTGCGGAGTTCTTTCAACACATCACCTTTTCCGCGAATGGTGATATATTTTGGATTAAATTCGTTTTCGATATCAATACCCAACTGACTCTTGGGTAAATCCCGCACATGACCCATCGATGCTTTCACTATATATTTTTTCCCTAAATATTTACCGATGGTTTTCGCTTTTGCGGGTGATTCGACAATGACCAGCGCATCCGCCATGCATTGTCCTCCCCTCAATATGAAATCCGTTCTCCATTATTTCCAATTTAGACGATCATGTCAATTATTTTTCTACAATGCATCTCTCTTAAGTTCTTTTTCAATCATTACCGCGTAACCTCTTCTTCATACTCAGCCTATGTATAAGAGAGTAAATCTTTTCTTTCATTTATACTGACCTATCCTGCTAAGATATGCCCTATACCCTCATCACATTAGCACCTGGAAGCTGTTTAATCTTTCCTTTCATCTCTAGTGAAAGTAACAAAGTATGAAGGTTGCTCTCCATCTCTTTATTTTGTTCCAACAACCCTTCTATCGATATGGGCTCACTCTGCAGCTGCTCCAAGAGATGCTGCTCTTCTTCTGTCAACCCCTCTGGCACACCCGCATTAGTATCCCTTTCCGGCTCCATCGGGTAAAGGCAAACGCCTATAAACTCTTCTGTAATGTCTGCTATCGAAGTTAAGCATTTAGCTCCTTGCTGTATGAGACGATTCGTTCCTTGACTAGGTAGAGATGTAATCGGACCTGGGACAGCAAAAACTTCACGGTTTTGTTCTAGACTGTAGTCAGCAGTTATTAAAGACCCACTCCGCTGCGCTGCCTCTACCACGATCGTTCCCCGACTCAATCCACTAATAATCCGATTGCGTTGAGGAAATAAACCAGCCTGCGCAGTCGTCCCCGGTGGCATTTCCGCCACCACCAGTCCTTGCTCAATAATATGATGGTACAATGACTGATGCCGCTTCGGATATATTACATCTACCCCTCCTGCTAACACAGCAATCGTCGCACCTGTCTTCTCCAAGGCTCCTTCATGAGCTGCGCGATCTATCCCATACGCCATTCCGCTGACGACAACCCATCCTTTTTCAACTAAAGATGACGCTAATGAGTGCGTTACCTGTAAACCGTACGGAGTCGGTTTTCTCGTTCCAACCATACCAAGGCAAGGCCGATGAAGCAAGTGTTTATTTCCTTTAACATACAAAATTAATGGGGGATCGGGAATTTCTTTAAGCCAGCGAGGGTATTCCTCATCCATAATCGTAATCGCTTCAATCTTTCGCTTCTTTAATTCCGTCTGTACATGGCGAATAAACGAAGGCGTCCATTTTTGGCGAATGGCTCGTAACGCTTTGCTGGAAATATTTATATCTTCTAAATTTTTTATCTGTTCCAAGGGGCAATCTGTTTCAAATGACCAACCAGCATTCCACAGATACTGTAATGTTTTTCTCCCGACCCCTTGCAATTGATGCATAGCAATCAATCCATCCCGCGCGCGCATGACTTATCCCTCCCCACACCAAAATAGGATAGAAGAGAAGGGAATCAAGCTGATTCCCTTCTCTTCTATCTAATCTATTCCTTTGTTTTACATGCTTCTAACATATTTTTCTCTTCCAATACAGAGATCAGCGTTTCACCAATATCCGCTGGCGTTGGTGCTACTTTTACGCCACAGCTTTCTAATGTTTTGATCTTCTCTGCTGCGGTCCCTTTCCCACCAGAAATGATCGCGCCGGCATGGCCCATGCGTTTTCCAGGAGGAGCAGTTTGACCACCGATAAATCCAACCACAGGTTTGGTCATATTTGCTTTAATCCATTCTGCTGCCTCTTCTTCCGCTGTTCCCCCGATTTCACCGATCATAATAACTGCCTTCGTATCTGCATCATCTTCAAATGCTTTTAAGGTATCGATAAAGTCTGTTCCGTTGACAGGATCTCCACCTATACCGACAGCTGTAGATTGTCCAATTCCACGTGTAGTCAACTGGTGAACCGCTTCGTAAGTAAGCGTTCCGCTACGAGAAACAATACCCACATGTCCAGGGGCATGAATATACCCTGGCATAATTCCGATCTTACATTCGCCTGGAGTGATGACACCTGGGCAGTTAGGACCAATTAAGCGGGTCTTTTTTCCTTCCATGTATCGTTTCACTTTAATCATGTCTTGCACAGGAATACCTTCAGTAATTGCAACGACAATATCTAGTTCAGCATCGACAGCTTCCATAATACTATCGGCTGCAAAAGCGGCTGGCACATACAGGACAGATGCATTAGCCCCTGTCGCCTCAACAGCTTCCTTTACGGTATTAAATACAGGTACGCCTTCAACTTCCGTACCGCCTTTACCTGGAGTCACACCTGCTACCACTTTGGTTCCATAGTCAAGAGCTTGCTTCGTATGGAATAGACCGTTAGCTCCTGTAATACCTTGCGTAATCACTTTAGTATCTTTATTAATGAAAATGCTCACGGGTTTCCCACCTTTCTCCTTATTTCACGAGTGAAACAATTTTTTGTGCTGCGTCTGCCATCGAGTCGGCTGCTTCAATCTTCAAACCAGACTCTTGTAAGATAGCTTTTCCTCTATCTACATTGGTTCCTTCTAGCCGAACCACAAGTGGTTTGTCAAGTCCGATCTGCTTAGCTGCTTCTACCACACCATTGGCAATCACATCACACTTCATGATGCCACCAAAAATGTTGATTAAGATACCTTTTACATTTTCATCAGATAAAATAATTTTAAATGCTTCTGTTACTTTCTCAGTGGTAGCACCGCCCCCTACATCTAGGAAGTTAGCAGGATCTCCACCGTAGTGTTTAATAATATCCATTGTCGCCATCGCTAGACCTGCACCATTTACCATACAGCCAATGTTACCATCGAGCGCAATATAATTAAGGTCATACTTAGAAGCTTCGATCTCCTTCGGATCTTCTTCATCTAAATCGCGCAGTGCCAAAATATCTTTATGGCGGAAAAGAGCATTATCATCAAAATTCAACTTCGCATCAAGCGCCATGACACGGCCATCACCTGTGGTAATCAAAGGATTGATTTCTGCCAGAGATCCGTCTTTTTCGCTAAACGCTTGATAAAGACCCATCATAAATTTAGCTGCTCGATTTACTAATTCGCGTGGGATATTGATGTTATAAGCTAAGCGACGCGCTTGGAATGGAAGTAGCCCTACTGCCGGGTCAATGGACTCTTTAAAGATTTTTTCTGGATTTGATTCCGCTACTTCTTCGATTTCCGTACCGCCCTCTTCAGAAGCCATCATGGTAATCTGACCGGTAGAGCGATCAACTACCATCCCGACGTAATATTCCTTTGCAATATCGCACCCTTCTTCTACCAAAAGGCGTTTCACTTCTTTCCCCTCTGGCCCGGTTTGATGGGTCACCAACACTTTACCAATTAATTCTTCTGCGATTGTCTTCACTTCGTCCAAGCTGCGAGCCAGTTTCACCCCGCCTGCTTTCCCACGTCCACCCGCATGGATTTGTGCTTTTACAACCCACAGTTCTCCGCCTAGTTCTTGCGCGCAAGCTACTGCTTCTTCAGGAGTAAAAGCAACTTTCCCTTTTGGAACATCAACACCATATTGCTTTAACACTTCTTTACCCTGGTACTCATGTACATTCATGGGATCGGCGCATCATAAAATCATGCGCCTCTACACCTCCTTCATACGAATCATCATTGGTCTTACTTTGTACACACATAAAAAAGAGCCTTACCTTAATCAAGGCTAGCATACTCACGATAAAGGCCTGAACATTGATAGGATTTCCCAGCATATTGAAACGCATCCCTAAAAATGTGAAGAGGACGTTCCTGTTCAGCTAGTTGAAAGTATAGCGTAATCTGTGGAGATTGACCAGATACTTGGGCCGATGAGTTCGAACGGCATTCCTCCACTTTGCGCAAAACGCGTAACAAACGATCTTTCTCTTTCGTAGAGCCCAACTTCACCGCTTCTCTTTCTTTATCGGTGCGTTGCTTCGCTACCCACTGAAAAGTAAAGAGCGTACGTACATCATCTGCATTAAAAGAAGGAGTAGGTAGCCACTCTTCTAAAGTAGTGACTAATTTAGCATCCACTTTATAATCCATCCGCTCTGCTCCATAGTGGAAACGTATTGTCGTTTTATCCAACACTTCTATCCGCTCTTCGGCCACAGGATTCCCACTGGATAAATGAATCTGAAAACGAGGAAAAGAAGGCTGATCCACGTTTTTAGTCTCCTCCTTCACAATCGCGGTCTGTAGCCGCTCAAGCAGCCGCTTACTTTCACCCTTAGAAAGTTCTTTTTTTTCACCAATATCCTCTGCTCTAACTTCCATCGTCAGTGATTGAGCCTGCAATACATCCAAAAAGCTTCTTGCTGCAACCTCGCGTAAGTTTTGGTATAGAGAACGTGCCGGCTCGCCCATAAAAAGAGTATGTTCATAAATGACCCCGCTTTGACCCACACGAAAGAGTAATGGCTCTTCATCCTTCAGTCTCACGATGAGAATATAAGGATAGTCGGAAGAAAGATCCGTTTGCTCCACGCTACGTTGATCCTCACTAACCAACAGCTCTTCAATCAAACTTATGTAGGCAGCCCCGTCCAATGGAACTTCCCCACCCGTACGCGTCACCATGTGAACCGATTCCACCATCAAAGCTTGTCCCTCTTCAGGTGAAAGGGTAAGTGAGTCGATTGAAACACTGGTCTTAGGGTTTGTAGGTTCTGTCTTTGGTCGAAAAACAGGGTCCCATTGAACGGTAAACGAAATGATCGATGTCACAATGAGCACGCCAATCAACACCCAAAACATTCGATACCGCTTAAACACCCTATCTCATCCCTTCGCACGTGCAAACCAAAGGGCTGACCTAAAAGCTCAGCCCTTGATTTTTAACACACGGTTTATACGAAAAATTCCAGCACGGTAGCAACGACTGCCATGCCAAAAAATACGGCGAACCATAAAACCGTGAATTTAACCATATCGAGAAAATCATTTTCATGCTCTTTTGTCTTCGTATTATTCACTGCCACTGGTACCCCTCCTCGCTGTCCCATACTCCGTCTATAGACTGCTGTACCTTCTCACGGTTAAGTATAGCATGCTTTGTGGCTCGCGAAAATACCACACCTTTTTGTGTCAAATTGCCTCCACATTCGCACTTACCCACCCCGCTCAGGTATCATTTCTCACTTATTGTAAATAATCGTAAGAAAAGTGGATCTCACTCAAGGAGGTTCTTCCGATGACTACTCGTTCTAAACAATGGCTTTATCTCCTGTTCGCCTTTACCTGTGTATTACTAGGAATGTGTATTCTCCTTCCCATACCGTGGCTCGGCGGTGAAACCGTAATGGAACAGATGACAGAAGAAGCAAGTACGACTTCACTTGACGACCAACAAGAATATCATTTGACAACAGTCGAATATACAACCTATATCGATGAGAAAAAAGTGGAGGTTTATCGCTTTGAACCTGGAACAATCGTCGTCAATCAAGGAGACGAGGTTGTTCTTCGCCTGCACGGCATTCATGGTAAACAGCACGAGTTTACGCTCGAACATTACAACATTGATGGAACAGTCACAAAAGGAAAGGAAACCACTATCTCTTTTACTGCAGACACACCTGGTACCTTTCGATTAACATGCCACACCCACACATCAGCAAACCAAATTCCCATGGTCAGCTATATTACCGTAGTAAAAAAATAGCCACCTCCTTCAATAGCAGGGAACATCCGTTTCCTGCTGCCTTCCATAGTGTAAGAAAAAATGAAATCATCATACATTGACAGAAATAATCTTTTTTTAATACAATTTCAATAAACCAGTTTACTAGGGAGGTTTGTATGAATATACGATTTGGTACAAGTCATCAATATGTATTTATACATGAAAATGTAAAACATTTACTCCTCATATGGGAAAAGGAGACGAAAAAACAGCTATTTATTGTGATTGAAGAAGACCACGATGGCGATCTCACGCTAACACACCCGGGACAACTGTACGAAGAGATGGTACTAGATGACCTCGATTCACTCTTTTTTCAAACTCTTATAACCACTGATAAAGCAATTCAAGCGGTTTTAGGAGCTACTTTCCACTTTGAAGGACATCTTGTTGGTATGTACTATGAACGCAA
This sequence is a window from Mechercharimyces sp. CAU 1602. Protein-coding genes within it:
- the codY gene encoding GTP-sensing pleiotropic transcriptional regulator CodY encodes the protein MNLLSKARRINQLLQKSGAKPVYFTDMAERLSEVIESNVFVISRKGKILGYQLVQEDPLSEQFLREERIPESYNERLLQIQETSANMDPSSSLSFANQKDDLLQHRVTTVVPIIGGGRRLGSLLLTRFEGSFVNDDLVLAEYGATVAGMEILQTISERTEEEARNRAIVHLAVSSLSYSELEAVEHIFDELDGLEGLLVASKVADRVGITRSVIVNALRKLESAGVIDSRSLGMKGTYIKVLNPKLMDELEKVRQS
- the dprA gene encoding DNA-processing protein DprA encodes the protein MRARDGLIAMHQLQGVGRKTLQYLWNAGWSFETDCPLEQIKNLEDINISSKALRAIRQKWTPSFIRHVQTELKKRKIEAITIMDEEYPRWLKEIPDPPLILYVKGNKHLLHRPCLGMVGTRKPTPYGLQVTHSLASSLVEKGWVVVSGMAYGIDRAAHEGALEKTGATIAVLAGGVDVIYPKRHQSLYHHIIEQGLVVAEMPPGTTAQAGLFPQRNRIISGLSRGTIVVEAAQRSGSLITADYSLEQNREVFAVPGPITSLPSQGTNRLIQQGAKCLTSIADITEEFIGVCLYPMEPERDTNAGVPEGLTEEEQHLLEQLQSEPISIEGLLEQNKEMESNLHTLLLSLEMKGKIKQLPGANVMRV
- the sucC gene encoding ADP-forming succinate--CoA ligase subunit beta, coding for MNVHEYQGKEVLKQYGVDVPKGKVAFTPEEAVACAQELGGELWVVKAQIHAGGRGKAGGVKLARSLDEVKTIAEELIGKVLVTHQTGPEGKEVKRLLVEEGCDIAKEYYVGMVVDRSTGQITMMASEEGGTEIEEVAESNPEKIFKESIDPAVGLLPFQARRLAYNINIPRELVNRAAKFMMGLYQAFSEKDGSLAEINPLITTGDGRVMALDAKLNFDDNALFRHKDILALRDLDEEDPKEIEASKYDLNYIALDGNIGCMVNGAGLAMATMDIIKHYGGDPANFLDVGGGATTEKVTEAFKIILSDENVKGILINIFGGIMKCDVIANGVVEAAKQIGLDKPLVVRLEGTNVDRGKAILQESGLKIEAADSMADAAQKIVSLVK
- a CDS encoding cupredoxin domain-containing protein, which produces MTTRSKQWLYLLFAFTCVLLGMCILLPIPWLGGETVMEQMTEEASTTSLDDQQEYHLTTVEYTTYIDEKKVEVYRFEPGTIVVNQGDEVVLRLHGIHGKQHEFTLEHYNIDGTVTKGKETTISFTADTPGTFRLTCHTHTSANQIPMVSYITVVKK
- the hslU gene encoding ATP-dependent protease ATPase subunit HslU, whose amino-acid sequence is MRKAKDEWTPKKIVAELDKHIIGQDQAKRAVAIALRNRYRRTLLPAELREEVVPKNILMIGPTGVGKTEIARRLAKIVGAPFVKVEATKFTEVGYVGRDVESMVRDLIETAIRIVKLSKMEAVKGKAEELANERLVSILVPTKQKESNYKNPLEMLFGQSGQAEGNSNEDDGEKVRLRERRRVIRQQLLAGELEDDVVEVEVEDQSVPMLDMLSGSGMEQMGMNMQEMFGQLMPKRKKNRRLTVKEAREVLIQDEGQKLIDMDQVTQEAMRLVEDSGMIFIDEVDKIAGKDHVGGADVSREGVQRDILPIVEGSTVMTKYGPIKTDHILFIAAGAFHTAKPSDLIPELQGRFPIRVHLNSLTEKDFIRILTEPKGALIKQYTALLATEGIGVQFDEEAINELAYLAKEVNHSTENIGARRLHTIMERLLEQLSFEAPEIHLEEVMITRAYVRERLSDVVEDRDLSQYIL
- the hslV gene encoding ATP-dependent protease subunit HslV yields the protein MGSFHATTIFAIFHEGKGAIAGDGQVTMGNQIVMKNRAQKVRRLYRGQVIAGFAGSVADAMTLFEKFEAKLEEYHGNLPRAAVELAKEWRSDKVLRKLEAMLIVMNQEHLLLISGTGEVIEPDDGILAIGSGGSFALAAGRSLKRHAAQMEAKEIARAALEIASEICVFTNQNIIVEEV
- the sucD gene encoding succinate--CoA ligase subunit alpha; amino-acid sequence: MSIFINKDTKVITQGITGANGLFHTKQALDYGTKVVAGVTPGKGGTEVEGVPVFNTVKEAVEATGANASVLYVPAAFAADSIMEAVDAELDIVVAITEGIPVQDMIKVKRYMEGKKTRLIGPNCPGVITPGECKIGIMPGYIHAPGHVGIVSRSGTLTYEAVHQLTTRGIGQSTAVGIGGDPVNGTDFIDTLKAFEDDADTKAVIMIGEIGGTAEEEAAEWIKANMTKPVVGFIGGQTAPPGKRMGHAGAIISGGKGTAAEKIKTLESCGVKVAPTPADIGETLISVLEEKNMLEACKTKE
- the topA gene encoding type I DNA topoisomerase — translated: MADALVIVESPAKAKTIGKYLGKKYIVKASMGHVRDLPKSQLGIDIENEFNPKYITIRGKGDVLKELRKARKKVKHVYLAADPDREGEAIAWHLAYSLELDPEAECRVVFNEITKQAVRDAFKQPRSINMDLVNAQQARRLLDRLVGYGISPILWKKVKKGLSAGRVQSVAVKLIIDREHEIRNFEPDEYWHVNATLKSGDEEFDAKFYGYEKKKELKSKEEVDQLLDAIKGKRFIVQEVKKSERRRNPAPPFITSSLQQEAARRLNFRAGKTMALAQQLYEGIPLGKEGTVGLITYMRTDSTRISDTARDEVRQYIFDTYGEAFIPAQPRVHQKKAGAQDAHEAIRVTSVARDPQSMKPYLKRDQLRLYKLIWERFVASQMSPAVMDAISADIKVGTAIFRANGSKVKFPGFMKVYVEGEKSGKKEKDTFLPALEKSQVLKKKEIEPTQHFTQPPPRYSEARLVKTLEELGIGRPSTYAPTLETIQRRGYIKMEDRRFVPSELGEVVIELMEEFFPEILNAEFTATWEEHLDHISEGMGDWVQLLDQFYDQFEKRLTHAEEEMRHVVIEDEVSDVECEKCGSMMVYKFGRYGKFLACPSFPDCRNTKAIVKSTGVTCPDCHKGEIVERKSKKNRTFYGCDQYPECEFLSWDKPVPRPCPKCGKLLVEKRTKKQTTIRCIACDYEERVEE